One stretch of Brevibacillus laterosporus DNA includes these proteins:
- a CDS encoding sensor histidine kinase, producing MKQSYSTLKSIQWQAVQQALFWTNSTVLTMFGIFLWIGHYSKDRPEVNEWLSTYLHVSMHFELSWRVFFFQLFVGLLVATAVGLVSGYIAGNLLKKRLYSLWEATMNLERGMLSYRVPELGSDEIGELGWQLNRLAAKWEGQVASLQRLSTHNAELHDQVKVAAVTEERQRLARELHDAVSQQLFAIAMTTAAIKRLIDKNPSRAAQQIELVEEMAAGAQAEMRALLLHLRPATLQNKSLGEAVEELLEELKIKHTLDINWEISNIANIPSGIEDQLFRILQEALSNSLRHSRAHSITIKLFTLQGHVRFRIADDGIGFDPDGEKMTSYGLVSMRERVDEIGGAMEIYSSPGNGTQIEIRVPLLLDVHPKGVDGENDPGITSR from the coding sequence ATGAAACAATCCTATTCGACATTAAAAAGCATTCAATGGCAGGCGGTTCAACAAGCGCTGTTCTGGACAAACAGCACGGTGTTGACGATGTTCGGTATTTTCTTATGGATCGGTCATTATAGCAAGGATCGTCCTGAGGTTAATGAGTGGTTGTCCACATATCTACATGTATCCATGCACTTTGAGTTAAGCTGGCGTGTCTTCTTTTTTCAATTATTCGTGGGATTATTAGTAGCTACAGCTGTTGGCTTAGTCAGTGGTTATATCGCTGGTAATCTATTGAAAAAGCGTCTCTATTCTCTGTGGGAAGCGACGATGAATCTAGAACGCGGAATGCTATCTTATAGGGTGCCTGAGTTAGGATCAGACGAAATTGGCGAACTGGGCTGGCAGTTGAATCGGCTTGCAGCTAAATGGGAAGGTCAAGTAGCATCATTACAACGACTCTCCACGCACAATGCGGAATTGCATGATCAGGTTAAGGTTGCTGCCGTGACAGAAGAACGACAACGACTTGCACGTGAATTGCATGATGCGGTCAGTCAGCAATTGTTTGCTATCGCGATGACCACAGCTGCTATCAAGCGATTGATTGATAAAAACCCAAGTCGAGCAGCTCAACAGATTGAACTGGTAGAGGAGATGGCAGCAGGAGCTCAAGCAGAAATGAGAGCATTACTGTTACACTTGCGTCCCGCTACGTTACAAAATAAATCGCTAGGTGAAGCGGTTGAAGAGCTTTTAGAAGAGTTGAAGATCAAGCATACATTAGATATTAACTGGGAAATTAGTAACATTGCCAACATCCCGAGTGGTATTGAGGATCAATTATTTCGGATTTTGCAAGAAGCGTTATCCAACTCCTTGCGTCATTCCAGAGCACATAGCATTACAATAAAATTGTTTACGCTACAGGGACATGTACGTTTCCGCATTGCGGATGATGGAATTGGCTTTGATCCAGATGGAGAAAAAATGACCTCATATGGGTTGGTGTCCATGCGTGAGAGGGTTGATGAAATCGGTGGAGCAATGGAGATTTATTCATCACCGGGCAATGGCACACAGATCGAAATACGCGTCCCGTTACTGCTGGACGTTCACCCAAAAGGAGTAGATGGAGAAAATGATCCGGGTATTACTAGTAGATGA
- a CDS encoding DNA-binding response regulator, whose protein sequence is MIRVLLVDDHEMVRMGLASYLSTEDDIEVVGEASSGEDGVRLVEEMQPDVVLMDLVMEGMGGIEATRKVREVLPHTKVIVLTSFIDDEKVYPVIEAGAFSYLLKTSRASEIVKAIRAAVEGEPVLESQVASKIMARFRTGAQTPAHQQLTPRELEVLLLIGQGKSNQEIADELIIGIKTVKTHVSNVLSKLGVEDRTQAAIYVHKHQLH, encoded by the coding sequence ATGATCCGGGTATTACTAGTAGATGATCATGAGATGGTGCGTATGGGGCTCGCTTCTTATTTGTCCACAGAGGATGATATAGAAGTAGTAGGAGAGGCTTCAAGTGGGGAAGATGGAGTACGTCTGGTAGAGGAAATGCAGCCAGACGTGGTGCTAATGGATTTGGTCATGGAAGGTATGGGAGGTATTGAGGCAACAAGAAAAGTGCGGGAAGTGTTGCCGCACACCAAGGTGATTGTACTTACCAGCTTTATTGATGATGAAAAAGTGTACCCAGTTATTGAAGCAGGTGCATTCAGTTATCTGTTAAAAACCTCCCGTGCCTCTGAAATCGTGAAAGCCATTCGTGCCGCTGTAGAAGGTGAGCCTGTACTGGAATCGCAAGTGGCGAGCAAAATCATGGCTCGTTTCCGTACAGGTGCACAGACACCAGCGCATCAACAGTTGACGCCTCGTGAGCTGGAGGTACTGCTGTTGATCGGGCAGGGAAAATCCAATCAAGAGATTGCGGATGAATTAATTATTGGAATTAAAACGGTTAAGACGCATGTAAGTAATGTTTTATCGAAATTAGGTGTAGAAGATCGGACGCAAGCTGCTATTTATGTACATAAGCATCAGCTACATTAA
- a CDS encoding biotin transporter BioY codes for MKKFMPKRSQFFTANNGVDVVGDIHGCYEEFIELLSVLGYTFDAKDQLYKHPRGRKLLSLGDITSRGPESLKLLDFFIRHVKEGLAEMVDSNHGWKIARWLDGRRVMLAHGDELVEHQFARYEAERGARPAAQFRYASLQLLMSAPSHIIVKYRGEKVLVAVHAGIKDSYIGTDSPAIQNFCRYGDVAGLGPDGRPIRKDWTVEHLSNMLIIWGHDPRPEPERSEKQNAINIDQGCVFGGKLSAYRYPEDELVSVMAKANYSGLDDTPLTRYVKRK; via the coding sequence ATGAAAAAGTTTATGCCGAAGCGATCCCAATTCTTCACAGCAAATAATGGAGTAGATGTCGTCGGAGATATACATGGTTGCTATGAAGAATTTATTGAACTGTTGTCGGTGCTCGGCTACACGTTCGATGCAAAGGATCAGCTATATAAACATCCTAGGGGAAGAAAGCTTCTGTCACTGGGAGATATTACGAGCAGAGGACCAGAGTCCCTCAAGTTACTTGATTTTTTTATTAGGCATGTTAAAGAGGGGCTAGCTGAGATGGTAGACAGCAATCATGGCTGGAAAATTGCACGTTGGCTAGATGGAAGACGTGTAATGCTGGCGCATGGGGATGAGTTGGTGGAACATCAGTTTGCGCGTTATGAGGCAGAACGCGGAGCGCGTCCTGCTGCTCAATTTCGTTATGCGAGTTTGCAACTGCTCATGTCGGCACCTTCACATATTATTGTGAAATACCGAGGTGAAAAAGTTCTAGTTGCCGTGCATGCTGGGATTAAAGACAGTTATATTGGGACGGATTCACCCGCCATCCAAAATTTTTGTCGATATGGAGATGTGGCAGGTTTGGGGCCAGATGGTAGGCCCATTCGCAAGGATTGGACGGTAGAGCATTTATCCAATATGTTAATCATCTGGGGGCATGACCCTCGACCTGAACCAGAACGCAGTGAAAAGCAGAATGCTATTAATATTGACCAGGGGTGTGTGTTTGGAGGTAAGCTATCCGCTTATCGTTACCCAGAGGATGAGCTAGTCAGCGTGATGGCTAAAGCTAATTATTCCGGCTTGGATGATACACCACTCACCCGTTATGTAAAAAGGAAATAG
- a CDS encoding YneF family protein, translating into MWYNWVIPIVTLLAGLAGGFYGGVHYLKKQVANMQMDEKQIQTMARSMGMNLNQKQLKQMSRNMKNMKMPNTKLPKPKSK; encoded by the coding sequence ATGTGGTACAACTGGGTTATTCCAATTGTTACGCTTCTCGCAGGTTTAGCTGGTGGGTTCTATGGTGGAGTTCACTATCTTAAAAAGCAAGTAGCCAACATGCAAATGGATGAAAAACAAATTCAAACCATGGCACGTTCTATGGGTATGAATTTAAATCAAAAGCAGCTAAAGCAAATGAGTCGCAACATGAAAAACATGAAAATGCCGAACACAAAACTCCCTAAACCTAAGTCAAAATAG
- a CDS encoding superoxide dismutase, translating to MAHQLPALPYANNALEPHFDALTMEIHHDRHHATYVNNLNVALEAHADLQEKSIEELISNLDALPEGIRTAVRNNGGGHANHSLFWEILSPNGGGNPTGAIANAINAAFGSYDNFKAEFAKAATGRFGSGWAWLIVDGDKVAITSTPNQDSPIMEGKKPVLGLDVWEHAYYLNYQNKRPDYIGAFWNLINWEEVNKRFQAAR from the coding sequence ATGGCACATCAACTACCTGCACTACCATATGCAAACAATGCATTGGAACCACATTTTGATGCACTAACAATGGAAATTCACCACGATCGTCATCACGCTACATACGTTAACAATTTAAATGTTGCTTTAGAAGCTCATGCTGATCTTCAAGAAAAAAGCATTGAAGAATTGATTTCCAATCTGGATGCTCTTCCAGAAGGCATTCGTACAGCTGTACGTAACAATGGCGGTGGACATGCGAACCACAGCTTATTCTGGGAAATTCTAAGTCCAAATGGCGGCGGAAACCCAACAGGTGCTATTGCTAATGCGATTAATGCAGCTTTCGGTAGCTACGATAACTTTAAAGCTGAATTTGCAAAAGCAGCTACAGGCCGTTTCGGTTCTGGCTGGGCTTGGCTAATTGTAGACGGCGATAAAGTAGCAATCACTTCCACACCTAACCAAGATAGCCCAATCATGGAAGGCAAAAAGCCTGTTCTTGGTCTAGATGTATGGGAGCATGCTTATTACTTGAATTACCAAAACAAACGCCCAGACTACATCGGTGCTTTCTGGAACCTGATTAACTGGGAAGAAGTAAACAAACGCTTCCAAGCGGCTCGCTAA
- a CDS encoding cation transporter — translation MESLEGGTKLLKYKKGSKAIKISIFLYLILSVSKILAGMFAQSEALTADGWNNVSDVLASIALMIGMYISQKPADHNHRYGHFRAETTAALLAAFMMAVVGIEVLRDAFMKLWRPEAQVIAPDSLSMYVALGGALILYLLSRYNMAIAKETDNLAVMTAAYDNRSDAIISIGTLIGIGAARLGWLWADALVALIVGLLIIKTAYVVGKQAVDSLMDAFEEDKWQEIHDRILEVNGVSRVTDLRARYHGSAVHVDCIIEVPSSLTVAESHDVTDKIEDYLKGFNGIERMLIHVEPATSRQNKS, via the coding sequence GTGGAAAGTTTAGAAGGGGGCACCAAACTCCTGAAATACAAAAAGGGAAGCAAAGCCATTAAAATTAGCATCTTCCTTTATTTAATCCTGTCTGTCAGTAAGATCTTGGCGGGTATGTTTGCACAATCTGAGGCGTTGACAGCAGATGGATGGAATAACGTCTCAGATGTACTGGCGTCAATTGCTCTGATGATCGGTATGTATATTTCCCAAAAGCCAGCCGATCACAATCATCGATATGGACATTTTCGTGCAGAAACGACAGCAGCTCTATTAGCGGCTTTTATGATGGCAGTGGTAGGAATAGAAGTGTTACGAGATGCTTTCATGAAATTATGGAGGCCAGAAGCGCAAGTAATAGCTCCCGATTCTTTATCCATGTATGTAGCTTTGGGTGGTGCCCTCATTTTATATCTCTTATCTCGCTACAATATGGCTATCGCAAAAGAAACAGATAATTTGGCAGTCATGACTGCCGCTTATGATAATCGAAGCGACGCGATCATCAGTATAGGGACTTTGATTGGTATTGGTGCAGCTCGACTGGGGTGGTTATGGGCGGACGCCTTGGTGGCGCTCATTGTGGGCTTACTAATTATTAAGACGGCATATGTGGTTGGAAAACAAGCAGTTGACAGCTTGATGGATGCCTTTGAGGAAGATAAATGGCAAGAGATACATGATCGAATCCTGGAAGTGAATGGTGTTAGCCGAGTGACTGATTTACGGGCACGCTATCACGGAAGTGCTGTTCATGTTGATTGTATCATAGAGGTACCTTCATCACTGACAGTAGCAGAGAGTCATGATGTCACGGATAAAATTGAAGATTATCTGAAAGGTTTTAATGGTATTGAACGTATGTTGATTCATGTAGAACCAGCTACGAGCAGACAAAATAAATCCTGA
- a CDS encoding metal-dependent hydrolase: protein MDTATHFAIGFGLAALAHLDPVVANDPGLAEAVMIGTVIGQQAPDFDGFTRLLGNATYIRNHRGASHSIPAIFIWTLSICGLIQFFMPQQHWGHLLGWTFFAVFLHVFVDIFNAYGTQALRPFNRKWVALCTMFIFDPLIFALHIIGLLLWAAGAEPGKLFLVIYLFIALYYVKRYRVHAREVTYLQSSLGLEGEYTLIPTYSWSQWTFVVKTSQQWYVGEMHQDSEPLVLDIFPIPKVEPDLITITRQDKKVQAFLSFTHHVHAEVIQRSFGYEVKWKDLRYRAKHMGKSHYMLVAVVYLDQDKQIRDSFVGWIHHSEDQLTKKLNPKKEIQVN, encoded by the coding sequence GTGGATACTGCCACGCATTTTGCCATCGGTTTTGGTTTAGCTGCTCTTGCTCACTTAGATCCTGTTGTAGCAAACGATCCTGGTTTAGCTGAAGCGGTAATGATTGGAACAGTCATTGGTCAACAAGCACCCGATTTTGACGGTTTTACTCGTCTACTCGGTAATGCAACATATATTCGCAACCATCGGGGAGCCTCTCATTCGATCCCCGCTATTTTTATCTGGACACTTTCCATTTGTGGACTTATCCAATTCTTTATGCCGCAACAACATTGGGGGCATTTACTTGGTTGGACATTCTTTGCTGTCTTTCTACATGTATTTGTCGATATATTTAATGCCTACGGAACGCAGGCACTGCGACCCTTTAATCGAAAATGGGTTGCTCTTTGTACTATGTTTATCTTTGATCCACTAATTTTTGCCTTGCATATCATCGGTCTGTTATTATGGGCTGCTGGTGCTGAGCCTGGGAAGCTGTTCCTGGTTATTTACCTGTTTATTGCCTTGTATTATGTAAAAAGATATCGGGTCCACGCACGCGAGGTAACCTATCTTCAATCCTCTTTGGGGCTAGAAGGAGAGTACACACTGATTCCTACTTATTCATGGAGTCAGTGGACGTTCGTAGTAAAAACGTCTCAGCAATGGTATGTAGGGGAGATGCATCAAGATTCAGAACCACTGGTGCTTGATATTTTTCCAATTCCAAAAGTGGAGCCAGATCTTATTACCATCACTAGACAGGATAAAAAAGTGCAGGCTTTTCTTTCCTTTACCCACCATGTGCATGCTGAAGTGATTCAACGTTCATTTGGCTATGAAGTAAAATGGAAAGATTTACGCTATCGTGCTAAGCATATGGGTAAATCCCACTACATGCTGGTAGCCGTGGTTTATCTAGATCAAGATAAGCAAATTCGTGATTCGTTTGTAGGCTGGATTCACCACAGTGAAGACCAATTAACAAAAAAATTAAACCCTAAAAAAGAGATTCAAGTTAATTAA
- the mutY gene encoding A/G-specific adenine glycosylase — MTRKKQPTIYTLPDEFQAFDFAQDLLYWYDAQKRDLPWRINRDPYRVWVSEIMLQQTRVETVKPYYQNFMQKFPTVEALAVAPEEDVLKAWEGLGYYSRARNLQAAAREVTVSYGGVVPDTPEKISKLKGVGPYTAGAILSIAYEVPVPAVDGNVMRVFSRLLLMDDDIAKPATRVKMEQLVKQTIPIGRAGDFNQAIMELGALVCLPKNPQCLTCPVFDYCLARREGVQDTLPVKGKAKPPRPVQLLTVVVKRGAQFLIQKRPEQGLLAGLWEFPMIEHAGTNDDEEQLLRFLEKEYGLEVALGDYLMNVQHTFSHLHWNVDVYVMEHMSGELLKENAVFVTSVEMEQYAFPVLHNKIIAEVLEK; from the coding sequence ATGACAAGAAAAAAACAACCAACCATTTATACGCTGCCCGATGAATTTCAAGCATTTGATTTTGCTCAAGATCTCTTATACTGGTATGATGCCCAAAAGCGCGACTTACCATGGCGAATAAATCGAGATCCATATCGTGTCTGGGTATCAGAAATTATGCTACAGCAGACCCGTGTAGAAACCGTTAAACCCTACTATCAAAATTTTATGCAAAAATTCCCTACAGTGGAAGCATTAGCTGTCGCTCCTGAAGAAGATGTTCTAAAAGCATGGGAGGGACTAGGGTATTATTCCCGAGCAAGGAACTTACAAGCCGCAGCTCGTGAAGTCACAGTTTCCTATGGAGGCGTTGTTCCTGACACACCTGAAAAAATTTCTAAATTAAAGGGTGTGGGACCATACACAGCGGGAGCTATTTTAAGTATAGCTTACGAAGTGCCTGTGCCAGCAGTGGACGGAAATGTAATGCGTGTATTTTCCAGACTTTTACTTATGGATGATGATATTGCTAAACCAGCAACACGTGTGAAAATGGAACAACTAGTGAAACAAACGATTCCAATTGGACGAGCAGGTGATTTCAACCAAGCAATTATGGAATTAGGTGCACTCGTTTGTCTACCTAAGAATCCACAATGCCTAACCTGTCCCGTATTTGATTATTGTCTGGCTAGAAGGGAAGGCGTGCAGGATACGTTGCCTGTCAAAGGAAAAGCAAAGCCGCCGCGTCCGGTCCAATTACTAACAGTGGTGGTTAAACGAGGAGCCCAATTCCTCATACAAAAGCGCCCTGAACAGGGATTATTAGCTGGATTATGGGAATTTCCAATGATAGAGCATGCAGGTACAAACGATGACGAGGAGCAATTGCTACGTTTCTTGGAAAAAGAGTATGGTCTTGAAGTAGCTTTGGGGGATTATCTGATGAATGTACAGCATACCTTCTCACATTTGCATTGGAATGTGGATGTCTATGTGATGGAGCACATGTCAGGTGAGCTGCTAAAAGAGAATGCTGTGTTTGTTACCTCAGTGGAAATGGAGCAATACGCATTCCCAGTATTACACAATAAGATAATAGCCGAGGTATTGGAGAAGTAA
- the fabL gene encoding enoyl-[acyl-carrier-protein] reductase FabL, whose translation MSRNGKVALVTGGTRGIGKAIAHQLADQGYDLVINYLRNRTAARETAAELEAKGVRVHLVKTNVGDVAKIKEMFKEIDEVFGRLDILVNNAASGVLRPLMELEESHWDWTMEINSKALLFCAQEAAKLMQKTNDGGKIVSLSSLGSIRVIENYTTVGVSKAAVEALTRYLAVELAPYNISVNAVSGGVVDTGALKHFPNREELLEASANRTPVGRMVEEEDLANAAIFLLSDQAKMICGQTIIVDGGISLLV comes from the coding sequence ATGAGTCGAAATGGTAAAGTCGCGTTAGTTACAGGTGGAACAAGGGGCATTGGGAAGGCAATTGCTCATCAGTTAGCAGATCAAGGCTATGATTTAGTGATTAACTATTTACGCAATCGTACAGCAGCTAGAGAAACAGCAGCAGAACTGGAAGCGAAAGGTGTTCGCGTTCATTTGGTGAAAACCAATGTTGGAGATGTTGCAAAAATCAAAGAAATGTTTAAAGAGATAGATGAGGTATTTGGTCGTTTGGATATTCTCGTTAACAATGCAGCGTCCGGTGTACTACGACCTTTAATGGAACTAGAAGAGAGTCACTGGGATTGGACTATGGAAATTAACAGTAAAGCTTTATTATTCTGTGCGCAAGAGGCAGCGAAATTGATGCAAAAGACAAATGATGGTGGTAAAATTGTGAGCTTGTCCAGTCTGGGCTCTATTCGTGTTATTGAAAACTATACAACTGTGGGGGTCTCCAAGGCTGCTGTAGAGGCTTTAACGCGTTATCTTGCTGTAGAACTAGCACCTTATAATATCTCTGTAAATGCTGTTTCCGGTGGCGTTGTTGATACAGGTGCATTAAAGCATTTCCCAAACCGAGAAGAGTTATTAGAAGCATCCGCTAACCGCACTCCAGTAGGTCGCATGGTAGAAGAAGAGGATCTTGCAAATGCGGCGATTTTCTTGTTATCAGACCAAGCTAAAATGATTTGCGGACAGACAATTATTGTTGATGGCGGTATTTCTTTACTGGTTTAG
- a CDS encoding GNAT family N-acetyltransferase, with the protein MIIRTFRLGDYAAITRIWQETELDRTDMETMDSLAKQLAWDSDLVMVAEEDGEVVGVIVGTIDGTRAYFYRLAVSLSSQGLGIGRKLVEALENRFHQRGVNQILIMVNQANERVLPFYQTMGYELQQYITLSKKISF; encoded by the coding sequence ATGATTATTCGGACGTTTCGTCTGGGCGATTATGCGGCAATTACTCGTATTTGGCAAGAAACAGAATTAGATCGGACTGATATGGAAACGATGGATTCTCTTGCCAAACAATTGGCTTGGGACAGCGACTTGGTTATGGTGGCTGAGGAAGATGGAGAAGTTGTAGGTGTTATTGTCGGCACGATAGATGGAACGCGTGCTTATTTTTATCGTTTAGCTGTTTCGCTTTCTTCCCAAGGATTGGGCATAGGTCGTAAGCTAGTGGAAGCTCTAGAGAATCGTTTTCATCAACGTGGCGTCAATCAGATTCTTATCATGGTAAATCAGGCAAATGAACGCGTGTTGCCCTTTTACCAAACTATGGGATATGAGTTACAACAGTATATTACGCTTTCCAAAAAGATTTCTTTCTAA
- a CDS encoding DUF402 domain-containing protein codes for MSSQVPGSIIRIESFKHNQSLHRTWDRTTLIHTSDAVVIAGNDRVKVTESDGREWRTREPAICTFGRGQWFNILAMMRDDGIYYYCNIGSPFSLKGNLLSYIDYDLDVKIYPDMTYTVLDEEEYALHSGQMNYPPYVKERVHLALDEVLEWIKARRGPFQNGFVQRWYERYQLLKHHDED; via the coding sequence ATGTCGTCGCAAGTACCAGGATCCATTATACGCATTGAAAGCTTCAAACATAATCAGTCCTTACATCGTACTTGGGATCGCACTACGCTTATTCATACAAGCGATGCAGTGGTGATAGCCGGTAATGATCGTGTCAAAGTCACAGAGTCTGATGGGCGTGAATGGCGTACCAGAGAGCCTGCAATCTGTACATTTGGACGTGGTCAATGGTTTAATATTCTAGCCATGATGCGGGATGACGGGATTTACTATTACTGTAATATCGGTTCTCCTTTCAGCTTAAAAGGAAATTTACTCAGCTACATTGACTATGATCTGGATGTGAAAATCTACCCAGATATGACCTATACGGTATTGGATGAAGAAGAATATGCCCTACATAGCGGACAAATGAATTACCCGCCATATGTGAAAGAACGGGTTCATTTGGCGTTGGATGAGGTTTTGGAATGGATCAAAGCGAGACGTGGGCCTTTCCAGAACGGGTTTGTTCAGAGGTGGTATGAACGTTACCAGCTGTTGAAACACCATGATGAAGATTGA
- a CDS encoding ABC transporter ATP-binding protein, with translation MSSIRRYLHYVGPYKGKIFVTIGIGIVKFGIPLLMPLILKYVIDTLVTGTMPKEDKLNQLFWLMGAAFFLFTIVRAPVEYYRQYYAQWISSRVLFDIRNQLFSHLQKLSMRFYNNHKVGEIISRVVNDVEQTKSFIETGLMNIWLDLVTILITLSIMLFMDVKLTMIAIVVFPLYGFSIKYFYKRLRQLTRDRSQRLAELQGHLHERVNGISVTRSFALEEYEAKQFEKKNQRFLDKALEQTSWNAYTFSVVNSITDIAPLLVIGFAGYQVIQDALTIGTLMAFYAYLERLYTPLRRVVNSSTTLTQAIASMDRMFEFIDEKYDVVDRPGACTLPVNSETKRISGRVEFEQVTFAYNKGDEPVLHDVHLRIEPGETVALVGMSGGGKSSLISLIPRFWDVTHGRILIDGIDVRDVTQNSLREQIGIVMQDNILFSESARTNITMGNPDATEEEMLAAAKAANAHDFISELSEGYDTELGERGVKLSGGQKQRIAIARVFLKDPAILILDEATSALDLESEHMIQESLAHLAKGRTTIIVAHRLSTITHADKIVVLKDGRIVEMGRHEELLQQQGAYHTLWNVQDFGNVDQEAISMKA, from the coding sequence ATGAGTAGCATACGCAGATATCTACATTATGTGGGACCTTACAAAGGGAAAATTTTTGTAACTATTGGCATCGGTATTGTAAAATTTGGAATCCCATTACTAATGCCATTAATTCTCAAATACGTGATAGACACTTTAGTTACTGGTACAATGCCCAAGGAAGATAAGCTAAATCAACTGTTTTGGTTAATGGGTGCAGCTTTCTTTCTGTTTACAATCGTGCGAGCTCCGGTAGAGTATTATCGCCAATATTACGCACAATGGATATCTAGTCGTGTTTTGTTTGATATTCGTAATCAATTATTTAGCCACCTACAGAAATTATCCATGCGTTTTTATAACAATCATAAAGTGGGCGAGATTATATCACGAGTGGTAAATGACGTAGAGCAGACCAAAAGTTTTATTGAAACGGGTCTTATGAACATTTGGCTAGATTTGGTGACTATTCTTATTACGCTTTCCATTATGTTATTTATGGACGTAAAACTAACTATGATTGCTATTGTTGTATTTCCTTTGTATGGATTCTCGATTAAGTATTTTTACAAGAGATTGCGCCAATTAACCAGAGATCGTTCGCAGAGGCTAGCAGAATTACAGGGGCATTTGCATGAACGAGTTAATGGAATTTCCGTTACTCGTAGTTTTGCTTTGGAAGAGTATGAAGCCAAACAATTTGAAAAGAAAAATCAAAGATTCCTTGATAAAGCCTTAGAGCAAACTAGCTGGAATGCCTATACGTTTTCTGTGGTCAACTCTATAACTGATATTGCGCCGCTTTTAGTTATTGGATTTGCAGGTTATCAAGTCATCCAAGACGCATTGACTATTGGAACGCTAATGGCTTTTTACGCTTATCTGGAGCGTCTATATACACCACTTAGACGAGTTGTTAATTCATCGACCACATTGACACAAGCGATCGCTTCTATGGATCGCATGTTTGAATTTATTGATGAAAAGTATGATGTCGTAGATCGACCTGGAGCTTGTACATTGCCCGTGAACTCTGAAACCAAACGGATTAGCGGGCGTGTAGAGTTTGAACAGGTTACATTTGCTTATAACAAAGGAGATGAACCGGTTTTACATGATGTACATTTACGAATTGAACCGGGTGAAACGGTAGCGCTAGTCGGTATGTCGGGTGGTGGAAAGTCGTCTCTTATTAGTTTAATTCCACGATTTTGGGATGTGACGCATGGACGTATCCTCATTGATGGCATAGATGTAAGGGACGTTACCCAAAACAGCTTGCGAGAGCAGATTGGGATTGTTATGCAGGACAATATTCTGTTTAGTGAGTCAGCTAGGACCAATATTACGATGGGGAATCCAGATGCAACAGAAGAGGAGATGCTGGCAGCAGCTAAAGCGGCGAATGCGCATGACTTTATTAGTGAGCTATCGGAAGGCTACGACACTGAATTAGGTGAGAGAGGAGTCAAGCTTTCTGGTGGGCAGAAACAACGTATTGCTATTGCCCGCGTCTTTTTGAAGGACCCTGCTATTTTAATTTTAGATGAAGCCACTTCCGCATTAGATTTGGAATCAGAGCACATGATTCAAGAATCCTTAGCTCATCTGGCAAAAGGTAGAACGACTATTATTGTGGCTCATCGTTTATCTACCATTACCCATGCAGACAAAATTGTGGTGTTAAAAGATGGTCGAATTGTGGAGATGGGCAGACATGAAGAATTACTTCAGCAGCAAGGGGCTTATCATACCTTGTGGAACGTGCAGGATTTTGGCAATGTGGATCAGGAAGCTATATCGATGAAAGCATGA